Within the Vibrio sp. DW001 genome, the region TTAGCATCTGTCAGGAACAATAGTTCTTCTTCAGAAAACTTGACCACATCGGCTTTCGCCAACGCCTTTAATACCACTGACTTAATTTCTGAAGGATCCGCCCACACTTCATCCCGTAAGTTAGGGTCAAAACTCACGTTTCCACCGACAGATCTAATTCTTTCAATCGCTTCAAACATAGAGCTTCTACTGGGTTCATTTGCAAGAGAAATTGAACATAGATGCAACCACTGATTCGCCTGAAATTTTGGAATATCCTTGGTCTGCAAAAACTGGTCGGCACTCGGCTTTACCATAAAAGTAAAACTGCGCTCACCGTTGTCATCTAGGTCAACAATAACCATAGATGTTCGCTGATCTTCATCTAAAAGCAGGTTTTCAATATTAACCCCTTCGTCTTGCAGCGTCTGTCTCATAAATCGACCAAGCGGATCATTGCCTACGCGTCCAAAAAAAGCACAATCATTACCCAATCTTGACGTTGCAACCGCAACATTGGCTGGCGCGCCTCCCGGGCACTTTAGGTATGTTGTTTCGCTATCAGGAATAAGGTCAACAACGGCGTCGCCCGAAAGCCAAATTCGATTCATCTCTTGATCCTTTCTCTCTGTCATTATTTTATACCCAGCTTCGCAGAAGATAGTTGCCAAAACCGGAAAGTCGCACGCCCTTTTAGCGCTAGTTCGGTTGCTGTTGCTGGCGTAAATATACGGCTACTCATTACCGATTCTCCGCCGTTAATAAAGATTTCGATTGATGAGTTATCGGCCATTATTTGCAACGTAACAGTATCGCTATTCAGTTTACGCTCTCTTATCGTGTCGCCTTCTCTGATCAAAGTATTCACCCTGTTCAGAAACAACGTTTTACTGCTCTCATCAAG harbors:
- a CDS encoding aminoimidazole riboside kinase, with product MNRIWLSGDAVVDLIPDSETTYLKCPGGAPANVAVATSRLGNDCAFFGRVGNDPLGRFMRQTLQDEGVNIENLLLDEDQRTSMVIVDLDDNGERSFTFMVKPSADQFLQTKDIPKFQANQWLHLCSISLANEPSRSSMFEAIERIRSVGGNVSFDPNLRDEVWADPSEIKSVVLKALAKADVVKFSEEELLFLTDAKTLEQGIKQLEKFDNTLVLITMGAKGALVIHDGSEKRISGRAVSPVDTTGAGDAFIGGLLARLAQSNNWSDCEVVAEAVLWGNGCGALAITKKGAMTALPTKEELMKTI